One Oceanicoccus sagamiensis genomic region harbors:
- the pal gene encoding peptidoglycan-associated lipoprotein Pal — protein MEIKKIQLLSALLAAALLVGCASTDTSDDDAAAAAAAEQAAAEKAAMEAAEAEAAAKAAEAAANLQTVFYFDFDQATLSADTRAALDAQVAVLKDSNAKVRLEGHADERGTREYNMALGERRANAIANYLIINGVARYRVETVSYGEERPVASGSGDSAWSQNRRVELK, from the coding sequence ATGGAAATCAAAAAAATTCAATTACTAAGTGCCCTCCTTGCCGCAGCCTTACTAGTGGGTTGTGCAAGCACCGATACTTCTGATGATGACGCTGCTGCCGCCGCTGCCGCTGAGCAGGCTGCCGCTGAAAAGGCTGCCATGGAAGCTGCCGAAGCCGAAGCTGCTGCGAAAGCCGCTGAAGCTGCTGCCAACTTGCAGACTGTGTTCTACTTTGATTTTGACCAGGCCACTCTATCTGCCGACACTCGTGCAGCTTTGGATGCCCAGGTAGCGGTACTAAAAGACAGCAACGCCAAAGTTCGTTTAGAAGGCCACGCGGATGAGCGCGGTACTCGTGAATACAATATGGCCCTGGGTGAGCGTCGTGCCAATGCCATTGCCAACTACCTGATTATCAATGGTGTGGCTCGCTACCGTGTTGAAACTGTTAGCTACGGTGAAGAGCGTCCAGTAGCGTCAGGTTCAGGCGATTCAGCCTGGAGCCAAAACCGTCGCGTTGAACTTAAATAA
- the ybgF gene encoding tol-pal system protein YbgF, giving the protein MSISLKSYAALLSSAAFVYSTLTLAQAPIVDASVESTPDSQTTTEPQVSAPADSSGQGELFYQLQLLQQEVMQLRGVVEEQAYLLKQVKEQNMERYIDLDRRLGEMATAPAVATAGTNTNVTTAPGANTAALTVVAAAGERDAYDAAYQLVTERRFDEALEAFKQFMVDFPQGKYTPNSYYWMGELYQVITPQDLEAARQSFTQLLDQYPSHVKVPDAMYKLGKVYFLKGDKNKARSLLEEVVSKYSKGTNSSAADKARQFINANY; this is encoded by the coding sequence ATGTCTATCAGCTTAAAAAGCTATGCCGCGCTACTCTCTAGCGCGGCTTTTGTTTATAGCACACTAACATTGGCGCAAGCTCCGATTGTTGATGCCAGTGTCGAAAGCACTCCTGACAGCCAAACTACCACTGAACCGCAGGTATCTGCTCCGGCCGATAGCAGTGGCCAGGGTGAGTTGTTTTACCAGTTGCAATTGTTGCAGCAAGAAGTGATGCAATTACGCGGCGTGGTAGAAGAGCAGGCTTACTTGTTAAAACAAGTCAAAGAGCAAAATATGGAGCGCTATATTGACCTGGATCGCAGGTTGGGTGAAATGGCGACAGCCCCAGCGGTTGCTACCGCCGGTACTAACACGAATGTGACGACAGCCCCCGGAGCGAATACCGCTGCACTGACTGTCGTTGCTGCTGCCGGTGAACGTGATGCTTACGATGCCGCCTACCAGCTGGTTACCGAGCGCCGTTTTGATGAAGCCCTGGAAGCCTTCAAGCAATTTATGGTGGACTTCCCACAGGGTAAATACACACCCAATAGCTACTACTGGATGGGTGAGTTATATCAAGTGATTACCCCGCAGGATCTGGAAGCCGCCAGACAGTCCTTTACCCAGTTATTGGACCAATACCCAAGCCATGTCAAAGTCCCGGATGCCATGTATAAATTGGGGAAGGTGTACTTTCTTAAGGGCGATAAAAACAAAGCACGTTCACTACTGGAAGAAGTGGTTTCAAAATACAGCAAGGGCACCAACTCATCCGCAGCGGATAAAGCCCGACAGTTTATCAACGCTAATTACTAA
- the queE gene encoding 7-carboxy-7-deazaguanine synthase QueE, translating to MTDLRITEIFYSLQGETKTVGLPTVFVRLTGCPLRCGYCDTEYAFHGGEKRSQQSILDEVASHQPRYITVTGGEPLAQPNCLPLLTALCDQGYEVSLETSGAITLAGVDPRVVTVMDLKTPASNEVSRNLYENIGHLSRQDQIKFVICDRGDYEWARFKIDEYQLTDKVDEILFSPSFGQVDGKELAEWILADNLPVRLQLQLHKLLWDDAAGH from the coding sequence ATGACCGATCTTAGAATCACTGAAATCTTTTACTCCCTACAGGGAGAAACAAAAACCGTGGGCTTGCCTACGGTTTTTGTGCGTTTAACTGGTTGCCCATTACGCTGTGGTTATTGCGATACCGAATATGCCTTTCACGGTGGCGAGAAAAGAAGCCAGCAATCCATTCTTGATGAAGTAGCTAGCCACCAACCTCGCTATATCACCGTGACGGGTGGTGAGCCACTGGCTCAGCCAAACTGTTTGCCATTACTGACAGCACTTTGCGATCAAGGCTATGAAGTCTCGTTAGAGACCAGTGGGGCAATAACATTGGCAGGCGTTGACCCAAGGGTTGTCACCGTCATGGATTTAAAAACCCCGGCCTCCAACGAAGTGTCTCGTAACCTCTACGAGAATATCGGCCACTTATCCCGACAGGACCAAATTAAATTTGTCATCTGCGACCGCGGTGATTACGAGTGGGCAAGATTTAAAATCGACGAATATCAACTGACAGACAAAGTCGATGAAATCCTGTTTTCCCCAAGCTTTGGCCAGGTGGATGGCAAAGAGCTGGCGGAATGGATACTGGCGGATAACTTGCCGGTGCGCCTGCAACTGCAGCTGCATAAACTGCTGTGGGATGATGCAGCAGGACATTAA
- a CDS encoding AAA family ATPase: MGYSWQELCVGREKQLITLLHAWHEAKQGNPGLVVLKGESGFGKTRLVQEFYSTISQETVEDKGNYWPDSLGKSGNTLKLNPLQEELLSNNEIPYLWWGVRWVNPVNRNQSEASSCALIDCFDHLSHHQENLSAREERLKRGAKAAYILTKIMTGGSVVGDVIEFTGEMIDGWTDWKREREANKKEAESSEEAEARIVSEKLNDLEGFFRNLLKNNESSPALPVILVLDDAQWIDKYTYDFLDRLLADAKKLEWPLLVVITHWEQEWNSLSLGEGVAVSSGVPQLFSKHEKMHPTVIDCEKVVDLDVVIDGALPGLLPRQVEFILGKADGNPLLLHEIILELLSDADYFVNSDVSQPLSEESLSVLKSHPYDLHSVQRRRFSKLNKNIQDVLVCASYAGFQFLSDFVVEIAAFVDDSVPTRESLREAIFPYAVLTKESAVIYEFKHQVYFDIAKEKLEKFPRKIPLIKEAIKEVGYLWYRGGRFNDLGRDQQVIFFQCVIHQCHLQDIKNEINNSDEIPQYVRLLICSIYEVYKLGATDLYARKIWFILLLNITNEIDAKHKIYDRNFDISLQDRELYFKAFSTMGGISFEAADFRSSMNAYEDALYFFSFDKDRAKSSLSDFFDVSLSVLSCCYYLEEYEKYKKIASDSIDIIDAVDRKYNESYELDLYKLRYLSRLSQLACTGEKIEDFYWQLGVVMDAINLAKNLSDTFSKNSGYSSQYLEVFFIMSRLCFFAVIIRERQERDLISLLNGSGISKEEFLKSKDYDDMVRLGASGFSDSFQRVAVRVDILDDLFDFKERYDLKWDVVDFLILDISGSIAAISSESKDFDTSIKYCGVSLSVVREMIERKGQGIYFLDLYKDNLLKRGLDCFHKSYYEKSIKDLLEYILIVDRIKEDFGRDEEDSEITNTVNKVIYILNKELNLDIYK, translated from the coding sequence ATGGGGTATAGCTGGCAAGAGCTGTGTGTTGGAAGAGAAAAACAGTTAATTACGCTGCTTCATGCATGGCATGAAGCCAAGCAAGGAAATCCGGGGTTGGTGGTTCTTAAAGGGGAGTCTGGGTTTGGAAAAACACGATTGGTTCAAGAGTTTTATTCGACCATTAGTCAGGAAACTGTTGAGGATAAGGGGAATTATTGGCCTGATTCTCTGGGAAAATCTGGAAATACACTCAAGCTTAATCCCCTTCAAGAGGAGTTGTTGTCTAACAATGAAATACCATACCTATGGTGGGGAGTGAGGTGGGTTAATCCTGTCAATAGGAACCAAAGTGAAGCTTCATCCTGTGCTTTAATTGATTGTTTTGATCATTTGTCACATCATCAGGAAAATCTATCGGCTAGAGAGGAGCGGTTGAAAAGGGGGGCAAAAGCGGCCTATATACTTACCAAAATTATGACCGGTGGTAGCGTGGTTGGTGATGTTATTGAGTTTACGGGTGAGATGATTGATGGCTGGACGGATTGGAAGAGAGAGAGGGAGGCGAATAAGAAAGAAGCTGAAAGCTCCGAAGAGGCAGAAGCAAGGATAGTCTCCGAAAAGCTGAACGATCTGGAAGGTTTTTTTAGAAATTTACTTAAAAATAATGAAAGCTCGCCTGCGCTACCCGTTATATTAGTACTTGATGATGCTCAATGGATTGATAAATATACCTATGATTTTCTTGATCGCCTTTTAGCGGATGCCAAAAAGCTTGAGTGGCCGTTGCTTGTTGTTATTACACATTGGGAGCAAGAGTGGAATTCTCTTTCGCTGGGCGAGGGCGTTGCCGTTAGTTCTGGCGTTCCACAGCTTTTTTCTAAGCATGAAAAAATGCACCCAACAGTGATTGACTGCGAAAAAGTTGTTGATCTTGATGTTGTTATTGATGGCGCATTGCCTGGTCTTCTTCCTCGGCAGGTTGAGTTTATTTTAGGTAAGGCAGATGGTAATCCTCTTCTGCTCCATGAAATTATCTTAGAGTTACTTTCTGATGCGGACTATTTTGTAAATTCTGATGTCAGTCAGCCCTTGAGTGAAGAGAGCCTGAGTGTGCTTAAATCGCATCCCTATGATTTACACAGTGTGCAGAGAAGGCGGTTTTCAAAGCTTAACAAGAATATCCAGGATGTTCTTGTTTGTGCGAGCTATGCGGGTTTTCAATTTCTCTCGGATTTTGTGGTTGAGATAGCGGCGTTTGTTGATGATAGTGTCCCTACGCGTGAGTCTTTGCGGGAAGCGATTTTTCCATACGCAGTGTTAACGAAAGAGTCTGCCGTAATATATGAGTTTAAGCATCAGGTGTATTTTGATATTGCAAAAGAAAAGCTGGAAAAATTCCCGCGTAAAATTCCGTTAATTAAAGAGGCGATCAAAGAGGTCGGCTATTTATGGTATAGAGGTGGAAGGTTTAATGATCTGGGGCGTGATCAGCAGGTCATCTTTTTTCAGTGTGTCATTCATCAATGTCATCTGCAGGATATTAAAAATGAAATTAACAATTCAGATGAAATTCCTCAGTATGTACGCTTGTTGATTTGTTCAATATATGAAGTGTATAAGCTTGGGGCTACAGATTTATATGCGAGGAAAATTTGGTTCATTCTATTGCTTAATATTACGAATGAAATAGATGCTAAACATAAAATTTATGACCGAAATTTTGATATTTCTCTTCAGGATAGGGAGTTGTATTTTAAAGCTTTCTCTACTATGGGGGGTATTTCTTTTGAGGCTGCTGATTTTAGGTCGTCTATGAACGCTTATGAGGATGCGCTTTATTTTTTTTCATTTGATAAAGATAGGGCGAAGTCTAGCTTGAGTGATTTTTTTGATGTCTCTCTGAGTGTCTTGTCTTGCTGCTACTATTTGGAGGAGTATGAAAAATACAAAAAAATTGCGTCAGATTCAATAGATATAATAGATGCTGTTGATAGAAAGTATAATGAAAGTTATGAATTAGATTTATATAAATTGCGTTACTTAAGTCGTCTTTCTCAGCTCGCGTGTACAGGTGAAAAAATTGAAGATTTTTATTGGCAGCTTGGTGTTGTTATGGATGCTATAAATCTTGCTAAAAATTTGAGTGATACTTTTTCGAAAAATAGCGGGTATTCATCTCAGTATTTGGAGGTTTTTTTTATAATGTCCAGATTATGTTTTTTCGCAGTAATTATTAGAGAAAGGCAGGAGAGAGATTTGATTAGTCTTTTAAATGGTAGTGGTATTTCTAAAGAAGAATTTCTTAAATCCAAAGACTATGATGATATGGTGAGGCTTGGAGCTTCTGGTTTTTCTGATAGTTTTCAGCGGGTTGCGGTTCGAGTCGATATTCTTGATGATCTTTTTGATTTTAAAGAGAGGTATGATCTTAAATGGGATGTGGTTGATTTTCTTATTTTGGATATTTCAGGAAGTATTGCAGCTATTTCCAGTGAGTCTAAAGATTTTGATACTTCGATAAAATACTGTGGTGTCTCGCTTTCTGTAGTCCGAGAAATGATTGAACGGAAGGGACAGGGTATTTATTTTCTGGATTTGTATAAAGATAATCTTCTTAAGCGAGGGCTTGATTGTTTTCATAAGAGCTATTACGAAAAGTCTATTAAGGATTTATTGGAATATATTCTTATAGTAGATAGAATTAAAGAAGATTTTGGAAGGGATGAAGAGGATAGTGAAATTACAAATACAGTGAATAAGGTGATATATATACTCAATAAAGAATTGAATTTGGATATCTATAAATAA
- a CDS encoding SDR family NAD(P)-dependent oxidoreductase, translating into MTSSNNKHLTKRHLLITGAASGIGLSLLNEAINDGAECAVIVKDSTEATVVAKLLPADRIHIADLRDVENVAPVTRNAIASLDGTIDGLACCAGVFERRGALETDLQQWQSLMDINLTATFEVARECAKVMVNAQRGSIVLLSSQIGIVGHSQAAAYAASKAGLNGFMRALTLELASASIRVNVVAPGPIATPMTAAARKDPNRAEALLASIPLSRFGEPEEVAAAVTFLLSDAASFVTGQVLCVDGGVTAS; encoded by the coding sequence ATGACATCCTCCAATAACAAGCATCTGACTAAACGGCATTTACTGATCACCGGTGCCGCTTCAGGTATCGGCCTAAGCCTACTGAATGAAGCTATTAACGACGGTGCTGAATGTGCTGTGATCGTAAAGGATAGTACAGAAGCCACAGTGGTTGCCAAGCTGCTTCCGGCGGACCGGATTCATATCGCTGACCTGCGTGATGTTGAGAATGTAGCTCCTGTTACCCGTAATGCCATCGCCAGTTTAGACGGTACGATTGATGGTCTAGCCTGCTGTGCTGGCGTATTTGAGCGCCGCGGCGCGCTAGAAACGGATTTACAACAATGGCAGTCACTAATGGACATAAATCTGACGGCTACCTTTGAAGTAGCGCGCGAATGCGCGAAGGTAATGGTCAACGCCCAGCGTGGTTCCATTGTGCTGCTCTCTAGCCAAATAGGCATTGTTGGGCATTCCCAAGCGGCGGCCTACGCGGCATCAAAGGCCGGGCTTAATGGCTTTATGCGCGCACTAACACTTGAACTTGCCAGCGCCAGTATTCGTGTCAACGTTGTTGCACCGGGCCCTATTGCTACACCGATGACAGCAGCTGCCAGAAAAGACCCTAACCGCGCAGAGGCGCTGCTGGCCAGTATTCCCCTATCACGCTTTGGCGAACCGGAAGAAGTCGCCGCTGCTGTAACTTTTCTGCTTTCCGATGCCGCATCGTTTGTCACCGGCCAGGTGCTATGTGTCGATGGCGGCGTGACGGCATCTTAA
- a CDS encoding transporter substrate-binding domain-containing protein encodes MPKQLFPIVIFSLLASLNGPVRGDSLTVTTVPARAGQEASHDYFVSLLKLAFSKTADNKPPVSIAYSKSYSQNGYLLELMREGSRLDILWSGSSQSREKNLLTIKIPLVKGLLGYRMPIIRQEQREQFAAIRTLEQLQSLTACQGMYWPDADILETNGIAVKRLKNNEQMFSELKRGSCDYISLAVFEGQAEIDARSKNYPDLLFFQDLIIYYPYPMYFFVPKSKPALYERVERGLQLAIADGSFDKLMREHASTQSIYPLSRWKNTTTIPLNNQSLQLKPRDLSPQLWILPDQ; translated from the coding sequence ATGCCAAAACAGCTCTTCCCTATCGTTATATTCTCATTGCTGGCTTCTCTCAATGGCCCAGTACGGGGTGACAGCTTAACCGTAACTACCGTCCCCGCAAGGGCAGGGCAGGAAGCCAGCCATGATTACTTTGTTAGTTTATTAAAGCTGGCGTTTAGTAAAACCGCTGACAATAAGCCGCCGGTATCCATTGCCTATTCCAAATCCTATAGCCAGAACGGTTACCTGCTGGAATTAATGCGCGAAGGCAGCCGCCTTGATATTCTCTGGTCGGGTTCTTCACAGAGCAGGGAGAAAAATTTACTGACCATCAAAATTCCCTTGGTCAAAGGCCTGTTGGGCTACCGCATGCCGATTATTCGACAGGAGCAGCGAGAACAATTTGCCGCGATTCGTACCCTTGAGCAATTACAATCCTTGACTGCCTGTCAGGGGATGTACTGGCCGGATGCGGATATTCTGGAGACCAATGGTATTGCGGTTAAACGGCTAAAAAACAACGAGCAAATGTTTTCCGAGCTTAAACGAGGTAGCTGTGACTATATATCTCTGGCGGTTTTTGAGGGGCAGGCGGAGATTGATGCCCGGTCAAAAAACTATCCAGACCTGCTGTTTTTTCAGGATTTAATTATTTATTACCCATACCCCATGTACTTTTTTGTGCCCAAGTCCAAGCCTGCGTTGTATGAACGGGTTGAGCGGGGGCTGCAATTGGCAATAGCTGATGGCAGCTTTGATAAGCTAATGCGCGAGCATGCATCCACTCAGTCTATATATCCATTATCTCGCTGGAAAAACACCACCACCATCCCATTAAATAACCAGTCTTTGCAATTAAAGCCCCGGGATCTTTCTCCGCAATTGTGGATCTTGCCTGATCAATAG